The following proteins are encoded in a genomic region of Synechococcus sp. CBW1002:
- the htpG gene encoding molecular chaperone HtpG, producing the protein MPVLEETGQIQIHTENIFPIIKKAVYSGHEVFLRELVSNGVDAISKRRMAAMGGDCSEGPEGEIQIRIDRDAKTLTISDNGIGMTADEVKRYINQVAFSSAEDFLEKYKQEDDAIIGHFGLGFYSSFMVARQVELVSLSARDGSEAVRWSCDGSPNFSLESAERSEPGTDVILHLMEEELEYIEPSRIRTLITTYCDFLPVAVQLEGETVNKREAPWRRSPRELKDDDYIELYRYLYPFQGDPLLWVHLNTDYPYNLQGILYFPRSSGRADWEKGEIRLYCNQVFVSDSIKEVVPRYLLPLRGVIDSPDIPLNVSRSALQTDRRVRSIGGFVAKKVGDRLKQLHRDEPKRYAEIWESLAPFIKIGAMEDEKFADQVADLVLFGTTAPAAESPSSDTDDNAAAEATALDPIPTDGKTYTTLSGYRSRLTAGNDKRILYCTDEAGQAGALALWRSQGAEVLLADTFIDTQFIPWLEHRHEELKFQRVDAELDDSLKEQESELADADGKDASEKLRDLFRSALNDDRVTIQVQALKGDSAPAALILLPEQMRRINDMGALMEQRLPGLPDHHVLVINRRHRLVEGLLKLSAGAVLTSPAAAASSPSQQLSSDLSRHIYELARLAVGGLEPNQLAGFQQRSGDLMGRLMERGL; encoded by the coding sequence ATGCCGGTGCTGGAAGAGACAGGCCAGATTCAGATCCATACAGAAAACATCTTCCCGATCATCAAGAAGGCCGTCTACAGCGGTCATGAGGTGTTTCTGCGGGAACTGGTGAGCAACGGCGTCGATGCCATCAGCAAGCGCCGCATGGCCGCCATGGGCGGCGATTGCAGTGAAGGTCCGGAAGGCGAGATCCAGATCCGCATCGATCGGGACGCCAAGACCCTCACGATCAGCGACAACGGCATCGGCATGACAGCCGATGAGGTGAAGCGCTACATCAACCAGGTGGCCTTCTCCAGCGCTGAAGACTTTCTCGAGAAATACAAGCAGGAAGACGACGCCATCATCGGCCACTTCGGCCTCGGCTTCTACTCCAGTTTCATGGTGGCCAGGCAGGTGGAGCTGGTCTCGCTCAGCGCCCGCGACGGCAGCGAGGCCGTGCGCTGGAGCTGCGATGGCTCGCCCAATTTCAGCCTCGAGAGCGCTGAGCGCAGCGAGCCGGGCACCGATGTGATCCTGCACCTGATGGAGGAGGAACTCGAATACATCGAGCCCTCCCGCATCCGCACCCTGATCACCACCTACTGCGACTTCCTGCCGGTGGCGGTGCAGCTCGAGGGTGAAACGGTGAACAAGCGGGAGGCGCCGTGGCGCAGAAGCCCCCGCGAGCTGAAGGATGACGACTATATCGAGCTGTATCGGTATCTCTACCCCTTCCAGGGTGACCCGCTGCTCTGGGTGCATCTCAACACCGATTACCCCTACAACCTCCAGGGAATTCTCTACTTCCCCCGCTCCAGCGGCCGGGCCGACTGGGAGAAGGGAGAGATCCGGCTCTACTGCAACCAGGTGTTTGTGAGCGACTCCATCAAGGAGGTGGTGCCGCGCTATCTGCTGCCCCTGCGCGGCGTGATCGATTCGCCGGATATTCCCCTGAACGTGAGCCGCTCGGCCCTGCAGACCGACCGACGGGTGCGCTCGATCGGCGGTTTCGTGGCCAAGAAGGTGGGCGACAGGCTCAAGCAGCTGCATCGCGACGAACCGAAGCGCTACGCCGAGATCTGGGAATCGCTGGCCCCCTTCATCAAGATCGGTGCCATGGAAGACGAGAAGTTCGCCGACCAGGTGGCTGATCTGGTGCTGTTCGGCACCACGGCTCCTGCGGCTGAATCGCCCTCCAGCGATACCGATGACAACGCCGCTGCCGAAGCAACTGCCCTCGATCCCATCCCCACCGATGGGAAGACTTACACCACGCTCTCCGGCTATCGCAGCCGCCTCACTGCCGGCAACGACAAACGCATCCTCTACTGCACCGATGAAGCCGGCCAGGCCGGGGCACTGGCCCTGTGGCGCAGCCAGGGCGCCGAGGTGCTGCTGGCGGACACCTTCATCGACACCCAGTTCATCCCCTGGCTGGAACACCGCCACGAGGAGCTGAAATTCCAGCGGGTCGATGCCGAACTCGACGACAGCCTCAAGGAACAGGAGAGCGAGCTGGCCGATGCCGATGGCAAAGACGCCTCTGAGAAGTTGCGAGACCTGTTCCGCAGTGCCCTGAACGACGACAGGGTGACCATCCAGGTGCAGGCCCTCAAGGGCGACAGTGCCCCGGCCGCCCTGATCCTGTTGCCGGAACAGATGCGCCGTATCAACGACATGGGCGCCCTGATGGAGCAGCGCCTGCCGGGATTGCCCGATCATCACGTGCTGGTGATCAACCGCCGTCACCGGCTTGTGGAGGGCCTGCTGAAGCTCTCCGCTGGCGCGGTTCTCACCTCGCCCGCCGCTGCGGCCAGCTCCCCCAGTCAGCAACTCTCCAGCGACCTGAGCCGCCATATCTATGAGCTGGCCCGATTGGCTGTGGGAGGTCTGGAGCCGAATCAGCTGGCGGGCTTCCAGCAGCGCAGCGGTGATCTGATGGGCCGGCTGATGGAACGGGGCCTCTGA